Proteins encoded by one window of Chondromyces crocatus:
- a CDS encoding AAA family ATPase — MSSESVTGDIGASAAEGDDPTLVTAKQIAERLVPTLINGIRAFEQKPLVTFDWEVQGRGKQSTSVYLKEVKNPRRGSGTVNFVLAWRPSSGKEVEVPVSVALNSVAQNRPAVSIRIVAFETNRHLTLARGEAILKLDRGEKIPTTYPYPTSATGVERVGQVWFPRHHADENTASRETGFVGGTRSSALEPYWPSFHEEDGWIVDIPPLPPPAGEAGGGREVVEAWGKFVLAAVVWAVLVQPFQQSGAAGGAATADPVAYGLPAVANYWPLRAVNLDPNKVYAELSKSLLLPWHLVAAACASLNAGKHVIFTGPPGCGKSKLAIALARMVRNAEPVIATASPAWTAGDLVGRYLPRRDGNGLEFKPGFFLRAVEANRCLVIDEFNRASIDQCFGELFAVFAGDPVELPFEQVVEVTEVPEPVAAVPEAGSEALGADTANGAEARVEAKVAVRRKERFANVRILPATYSKKLGFRLEEEGIGYRDYKVSPEFRLVGTMNDADRAQLHQLSFALLRRFDIIRVEAPSPDRVREFITEQSGKVVEAVGDSAYQFDGQTMKDLIQRLRPEYLDPLFANGNVKPAASGQPFGDLVAERAVGLATVEDILRFVAEGLRCPGDGEKVASGGIKEAGIAAAASYLAMGLVLSVFPQLDALDDERRWAAIEHIVAVFHRDGKGAPFVYIESKKDEKSGRVSYQLVKPSARTFRPKDIDGNNEISTAEYLIGELSLQYKDIAEETWNGLILRARPS, encoded by the coding sequence ATGAGCAGTGAATCCGTGACGGGAGACATCGGTGCGTCTGCAGCCGAGGGGGATGACCCCACGCTGGTGACGGCCAAGCAGATCGCCGAGAGGCTCGTGCCGACGCTGATCAACGGGATCAGGGCCTTCGAGCAGAAGCCGCTGGTGACGTTCGACTGGGAGGTTCAGGGGAGGGGGAAACAGAGCACGTCGGTCTACCTCAAAGAGGTGAAGAACCCACGGCGTGGCTCGGGAACCGTCAATTTCGTGCTGGCATGGCGGCCTTCGTCGGGCAAAGAGGTCGAGGTGCCCGTGAGCGTCGCGCTGAACAGCGTGGCGCAGAATCGGCCTGCGGTCTCGATAAGGATTGTTGCCTTCGAGACCAATCGCCACCTCACCCTGGCGAGGGGCGAAGCGATCCTGAAGCTCGATCGAGGGGAGAAGATCCCCACCACGTATCCTTATCCGACCTCGGCCACAGGCGTGGAGCGGGTCGGCCAGGTCTGGTTTCCTCGTCACCACGCGGACGAGAACACGGCGAGCCGTGAAACGGGCTTCGTCGGTGGGACGCGTTCGTCGGCACTGGAGCCGTACTGGCCGAGCTTTCACGAGGAAGATGGCTGGATCGTCGACATTCCGCCGCTCCCTCCTCCTGCCGGAGAGGCGGGGGGGGGCAGGGAGGTGGTCGAGGCCTGGGGCAAATTCGTGCTCGCCGCCGTGGTCTGGGCCGTCCTCGTTCAGCCCTTCCAGCAATCAGGGGCCGCTGGCGGGGCCGCCACGGCGGATCCGGTGGCTTACGGATTGCCAGCGGTCGCGAACTACTGGCCATTGCGTGCGGTCAATCTCGATCCCAACAAGGTGTACGCGGAGCTTTCGAAGAGCCTCCTGCTCCCGTGGCATCTCGTGGCAGCGGCTTGTGCATCGCTGAACGCGGGCAAGCACGTGATTTTCACGGGACCCCCGGGGTGCGGTAAATCGAAGCTGGCGATTGCGCTGGCGCGAATGGTCCGTAATGCGGAGCCGGTCATTGCGACGGCGTCGCCTGCGTGGACGGCGGGGGATCTGGTCGGCCGGTATCTGCCGCGTCGGGACGGCAATGGGCTGGAGTTCAAGCCTGGGTTCTTCCTGCGGGCGGTCGAGGCGAATCGGTGTCTCGTCATCGACGAGTTCAACCGGGCCAGCATCGACCAGTGCTTCGGGGAGCTGTTCGCCGTGTTCGCGGGTGACCCCGTGGAGCTTCCCTTCGAACAGGTGGTGGAAGTGACCGAGGTGCCGGAGCCGGTGGCAGCAGTTCCAGAGGCCGGCTCCGAGGCGCTTGGTGCCGATACGGCAAACGGGGCGGAGGCTCGGGTCGAGGCGAAGGTCGCCGTGCGACGCAAGGAGCGCTTCGCGAACGTGCGCATTCTTCCGGCAACCTACAGCAAGAAGCTCGGCTTCCGGCTGGAGGAAGAGGGGATCGGCTACCGCGACTACAAGGTCAGCCCCGAGTTCCGGCTGGTGGGCACGATGAACGACGCCGATCGGGCGCAGCTCCACCAGCTCTCGTTCGCGCTCCTGCGGCGCTTCGACATCATCCGTGTCGAGGCACCATCGCCGGATCGCGTGCGGGAGTTCATCACCGAGCAGAGCGGGAAGGTGGTCGAGGCCGTGGGCGACTCGGCATACCAGTTCGATGGACAGACGATGAAGGATCTGATCCAGCGGCTGCGGCCGGAGTACCTGGATCCCCTGTTCGCGAACGGAAACGTGAAGCCTGCGGCGAGCGGGCAGCCGTTCGGTGATCTGGTGGCGGAGCGCGCCGTGGGGCTGGCCACGGTGGAGGACATCCTGCGGTTCGTCGCCGAGGGGCTTCGCTGCCCGGGTGACGGCGAGAAGGTCGCCAGCGGTGGGATCAAGGAGGCAGGGATTGCCGCCGCCGCGTCCTACCTCGCCATGGGGCTCGTGCTGAGCGTCTTCCCGCAGCTGGATGCACTGGACGACGAGCGGCGGTGGGCTGCCATCGAGCACATCGTCGCGGTGTTTCATCGCGACGGGAAAGGCGCGCCCTTCGTCTACATCGAGAGCAAGAAGGACGAGAAGTCGGGGCGCGTCTCGTACCAGCTCGTCAAGCCGTCGGCGCGGACGTTCCGGCCCAAGGACATCGACGGGAACAACGAGATCTCCACCGCGGAGTACCTGATCGGCGAGCTGTCGCTGCAGTACAAGGACATCGCGGAGGAGACCTGGAACGGCCTGATCTTGCGGGCACGGCCGTCATGA
- a CDS encoding amidase, protein MKLSEYTSHDGLGLADLVRRREVTPAELVDVATSAIDQTNPSLNAVIRSLRDQADQALAAGLADGPFTGVPFLIKDLGLMSAGVPTGMGSRLFQGFIAPLDSELMVRYRRAGLVPLGKTSTPELGINVVTEPLAHGPTRNPWNTDRTPGGSSGGAAAAVAARMVPIAHGSDAGGSIRIPASCCGLFGFKPTRGRTPTGPMQGELLGGLAIEHVLTRSVRDSAALLDVTAGADPGAPYDVPPPARPFLDEVNAPPSRLRIAFYDTPLSGAPVSDDARQALQRTVALCQELGHELIPAPPPADWSMIASVFNLIFANHAYVFDIMLPMFGLTAGPESVEATTLALRDAGRRMTGAHVFAALAARDQISRAVGQFFTQFDVLLSPTLAQPPLPVGTLDANDPRYDGRSWLDACFEFAAFTPLANITGNPAMSVPLHTSADGLPIGVQFEARQGNEATLFRLAGQLEQAAPWAQRRPPVCAG, encoded by the coding sequence ATGAAACTCTCCGAGTACACCAGCCACGACGGCCTCGGACTCGCCGACCTCGTCCGCCGCCGCGAGGTCACGCCCGCCGAGCTCGTCGACGTCGCCACCTCTGCCATCGACCAGACCAACCCGTCGCTCAACGCGGTCATCCGCTCTCTGCGCGACCAGGCAGACCAGGCCCTCGCCGCCGGCCTCGCCGACGGCCCCTTCACCGGCGTCCCCTTCCTCATCAAGGACCTCGGCCTCATGAGCGCCGGCGTCCCCACGGGCATGGGCTCACGCCTCTTCCAGGGCTTCATTGCACCACTCGACAGCGAGCTGATGGTCCGTTACCGCCGGGCTGGCCTCGTCCCGCTCGGCAAGACCAGCACCCCCGAACTCGGCATCAACGTCGTCACCGAGCCACTCGCCCACGGCCCGACGCGCAATCCCTGGAACACCGACCGCACACCCGGCGGATCGAGCGGCGGTGCCGCCGCGGCCGTCGCCGCCCGCATGGTCCCCATCGCCCACGGAAGCGACGCCGGCGGCTCCATCCGCATCCCCGCGTCCTGCTGCGGACTCTTCGGCTTCAAGCCCACCCGAGGGCGCACCCCCACCGGCCCCATGCAGGGCGAGCTCCTCGGCGGCCTCGCCATCGAACATGTGCTCACGCGCTCCGTGCGCGACAGCGCCGCCCTCCTCGACGTCACCGCAGGCGCCGATCCTGGCGCTCCCTACGACGTTCCCCCGCCTGCACGCCCCTTCCTCGACGAGGTGAACGCGCCCCCCTCCCGCCTCCGCATCGCCTTCTACGACACCCCCCTCAGCGGCGCTCCCGTGAGCGACGACGCCAGGCAGGCCCTCCAGCGCACCGTCGCCCTCTGTCAGGAGCTGGGACACGAGCTGATCCCCGCGCCGCCGCCGGCCGACTGGAGCATGATCGCCTCCGTCTTCAACCTCATCTTCGCGAATCACGCCTACGTGTTCGACATCATGCTCCCCATGTTCGGCCTCACCGCCGGTCCGGAAAGCGTCGAGGCGACCACCCTCGCCCTGCGCGACGCTGGCCGACGGATGACGGGCGCCCATGTCTTCGCCGCCCTGGCCGCGCGCGACCAGATCAGCCGCGCCGTCGGCCAGTTCTTCACGCAGTTCGACGTCCTGCTCAGCCCCACGCTGGCCCAGCCCCCCTTGCCCGTGGGCACGCTCGACGCCAACGACCCCCGCTACGACGGCCGCAGCTGGCTCGACGCCTGCTTCGAGTTCGCCGCCTTCACCCCGCTCGCGAACATCACCGGCAACCCGGCCATGTCCGTCCCGCTGCACACCAGCGCCGACGGCCTCCCCATCGGCGTCCAGTTCGAGGCCCGACAGGGCAACGAAGCGACCCTCTTCCGCCTCGCAGGCCAGCTCGAACAGGCGGCCCCTTGGGCCCAGCGTCGCCCTCCCGTCTGCGCCGGCTGA
- a CDS encoding phosphohydrolase encodes MVARHALAELTPLRVVHLDIDTTAMPLFGDHEGALLGPNPHYRRGDSMCEIAGEAMLLARGVSPALARVCLPHAQWDRMSVSFEELLVALADKLWKGVRKVDLEERVIDAVAEKVGTSRWEVFVTLDSLFEEIAAEGDARLERRRRGAA; translated from the coding sequence ATGGTGGCTCGGCATGCCCTCGCCGAGTTGACGCCGCTTCGCGTGGTGCATCTGGACATCGACACCACGGCGATGCCGCTGTTCGGGGACCACGAAGGCGCATTGCTTGGACCGAATCCGCATTACCGTCGGGGGGACTCGATGTGCGAGATCGCAGGGGAGGCGATGCTTCTCGCCCGAGGGGTGAGCCCAGCGCTCGCACGGGTGTGCCTGCCCCACGCGCAGTGGGATCGGATGTCCGTCTCGTTCGAGGAGCTGCTCGTCGCGCTGGCGGACAAGCTCTGGAAGGGGGTCCGTAAGGTCGACCTGGAGGAGCGCGTCATCGACGCCGTCGCCGAGAAAGTCGGCACGTCGCGGTGGGAGGTGTTCGTGACGCTCGACAGCCTGTTCGAGGAGATCGCTGCGGAAGGCGATGCACGGCTGGAACGCAGGCGAAGGGGAGCGGCTTGA
- a CDS encoding oxygenase MpaB family protein: MIPARFQPTPEAQREFGDRLDRLAPYLLRSDPLADEVAALLRSPFGGSGADVGGTPEPSWPPAGPSGIKLLEQAVREGLDELPGAPPPVQALLDHTRRVPVWVDWDAVGRGGAAFVRAGMLGGMVLGAGALVLSYTSPGGNKPLVFSGRLQEQAPRRLAETGHFVRTVTQPGSLRPGGEGQLLSLKVRLMHAGVRRLIRQSGRFQVDRWGEPINQHDMLGTLILFSVVVIEGLGRLGYRMPQQDAEDLVHLWRYVGYLMGVEPELLPGSFAEARRYGEMIQATQGEPDADSRALVHALLHGYVTAARTAQQREFAEKRLRVGAALMRFLHGEALADKLGVPRSSVRLVLPVVKALVAATERARGISPVRDWAFAAGNRYWDAAVAAGLKGIAADYAAPERLAATPAAG, translated from the coding sequence ATGATCCCCGCGCGTTTCCAGCCAACTCCAGAGGCCCAGCGCGAGTTCGGTGATCGACTCGATCGCCTCGCGCCGTACTTGCTCCGCTCCGACCCGCTGGCAGATGAGGTGGCGGCGTTGCTTCGGTCTCCGTTCGGAGGCAGCGGCGCGGACGTCGGGGGGACACCGGAGCCGTCCTGGCCACCTGCCGGTCCCTCGGGGATCAAGCTGCTGGAGCAGGCCGTGCGCGAGGGGCTGGACGAGCTGCCCGGCGCACCACCGCCCGTTCAAGCGCTGCTCGACCACACGCGTCGCGTGCCCGTATGGGTGGACTGGGACGCCGTGGGGCGCGGGGGGGCTGCGTTCGTTCGAGCAGGGATGCTCGGTGGGATGGTGCTCGGCGCCGGGGCGCTGGTGCTGAGCTACACGTCACCGGGTGGGAACAAGCCGCTGGTGTTTTCGGGGCGGCTTCAGGAGCAAGCGCCGCGGCGGCTCGCCGAGACGGGGCACTTCGTGAGGACGGTGACGCAGCCTGGCTCGCTGCGGCCAGGTGGCGAGGGACAGCTCCTCTCCCTCAAGGTGCGCCTGATGCACGCAGGCGTGCGCCGCCTGATCCGGCAGAGCGGTCGGTTCCAGGTGGATCGGTGGGGGGAGCCGATCAACCAGCACGACATGCTGGGGACGCTGATCCTGTTCTCGGTGGTGGTGATCGAGGGGCTGGGGCGGTTGGGCTACCGGATGCCGCAGCAGGATGCGGAGGATCTGGTGCATCTCTGGCGCTACGTGGGCTACCTGATGGGCGTGGAGCCCGAGCTTCTGCCTGGCTCGTTCGCGGAGGCGCGGCGCTACGGGGAGATGATCCAGGCGACCCAAGGAGAGCCCGACGCCGACTCGCGGGCGCTGGTGCATGCGCTGCTGCACGGCTATGTGACGGCGGCGCGGACGGCGCAGCAGCGAGAGTTCGCGGAGAAGCGGTTGCGTGTGGGGGCGGCGCTGATGCGGTTCCTGCACGGTGAGGCGCTGGCGGACAAACTCGGGGTGCCGCGGTCGTCGGTGCGGTTGGTGTTGCCGGTGGTGAAGGCGTTGGTCGCGGCGACGGAGCGCGCGCGCGGCATCTCGCCGGTACGAGACTGGGCGTTCGCCGCGGGGAACAGGTACTGGGACGCAGCCGTGGCTGCGGGGTTGAAAGGGATTGCGGCGGACTACGCGGCACCGGAGCGGCTGGCGGCGACGCCGGCTGCTGGTTGA
- a CDS encoding S1 family peptidase, with the protein MTKSKNLLFAVVCLAGAGMGCTHDTTGGPDREALLSDGQEIVGGTTDTWHTFVVGVGDNGGAFCTGTVISRRTVLTAGHCYGGIRKIFLGTNILSGAQTVDVVQEIRHPGYSGSTLANDVAVLKLATDAPVQPAPLLRETLENNGAYVGPDFIFVGYGYDNGITDTGFGTRRVANFPIQAVGPATVGGTPGFINETQFYYKVPQKNTCNGDSGGPAFVIRDGVEQHAGVTSFGDGPCTLDGVQARTDLPMITSWLQDRIDEFEGADDPCRSNGVCEESCNVGGQIVDPDCARNHCGADGICSLACAAPVDPDCDGSNGSGGAGGSGGNGGSGGAGGSGGGGGSGGGGDTCAHDKCDEGSVLTSTCDPCVATICTVDPYCCSTAWDDVCVGQVQSICGQSCGAQACAHDKCNAGGKLDASCDPCVTQICGADPYCCNTAWDDVCVDQVQRVCGQTCN; encoded by the coding sequence ATGACGAAGAGCAAGAATCTTCTGTTCGCAGTGGTGTGTCTTGCGGGCGCTGGCATGGGCTGCACCCATGACACCACCGGAGGCCCGGACAGAGAGGCCTTGCTATCGGACGGCCAGGAGATCGTGGGAGGCACCACCGATACCTGGCATACATTCGTCGTCGGCGTCGGAGACAACGGTGGAGCGTTCTGCACCGGCACGGTCATCTCCAGACGCACCGTGCTCACCGCAGGTCACTGTTACGGCGGAATCCGCAAGATTTTCCTGGGAACCAACATCCTGAGCGGTGCCCAGACGGTCGACGTCGTGCAGGAGATCCGGCACCCGGGCTACAGCGGCTCGACCCTCGCCAACGACGTGGCGGTTCTGAAGCTCGCCACCGACGCGCCGGTCCAGCCTGCGCCCCTGCTGCGCGAGACGCTGGAGAACAATGGCGCCTATGTCGGCCCCGACTTCATCTTCGTGGGCTATGGCTACGACAACGGCATCACCGATACCGGCTTTGGCACCCGCCGCGTCGCGAACTTCCCGATCCAGGCCGTCGGCCCGGCCACCGTGGGCGGCACGCCCGGATTCATCAATGAGACGCAGTTCTATTACAAGGTCCCCCAGAAGAACACGTGCAATGGGGACTCCGGCGGCCCGGCCTTCGTCATCCGCGACGGCGTCGAGCAACACGCGGGCGTCACCTCGTTCGGGGACGGCCCTTGCACGCTCGACGGCGTCCAGGCCCGCACCGATCTCCCGATGATCACGAGCTGGCTCCAGGATCGCATCGACGAGTTCGAAGGCGCGGACGACCCGTGCCGCTCCAACGGCGTCTGCGAGGAATCCTGTAACGTCGGCGGCCAGATCGTCGACCCCGACTGCGCTCGGAACCACTGCGGCGCCGACGGGATCTGCTCCCTCGCATGCGCAGCGCCCGTCGATCCGGACTGCGACGGCAGCAATGGCAGCGGCGGAGCCGGTGGCTCGGGCGGCAACGGGGGCAGCGGCGGAGCCGGTGGCTCGGGCGGTGGGGGTGGCTCGGGCGGCGGGGGAGACACCTGCGCGCACGACAAGTGCGACGAAGGTTCCGTGCTCACCTCCACCTGCGATCCTTGCGTCGCGACGATCTGCACCGTCGACCCCTACTGCTGCAGCACGGCGTGGGACGACGTCTGCGTCGGCCAGGTTCAGAGCATCTGCGGCCAGTCCTGTGGCGCCCAGGCCTGCGCGCACGACAAGTGCAACGCAGGCGGCAAGCTCGATGCCTCGTGCGATCCCTGCGTCACCCAGATCTGCGGCGCCGACCCCTACTGCTGCAACACCGCCTGGGATGACGTCTGCGTCGACCAGGTCCAGCGTGTCTGCGGCCAGACGTGCAACTGA
- a CDS encoding NAD-binding protein, which produces MTRRPRLLDQLARGLDSRPAKILLAASIVVSVLPIRGLEDLLRPFFLIVFGAELGLRFAILRGRTSESPRLERMLLVLDLLAFLSFLPLERVLHAHAVVALPVLRLSRLLLLVRFTRDLALDLYSIVTRREQLHQFGLVTAAVWALAFGSAVVLDHLGVAHDFDGREVFGEATFLDKLWWSFRQIESADNLIEHLHVHPVVALLSLGLTIIGVFVISFIIGIGANIVDQVVRAERRRPVGYAGHALVVGAVHEAELLVREFVGLYERNRVLRKLRLMEIWQWLALGGPPPRRHALPRLVLLGPREEPPGFLVEPAMRWVVYRQGDGAEPDALARVGASEAKRVLLLARSDAGPDADAVTAMALASLRATNRGAQVFVEVRESQNRELLRRTGGAGTFPLDMPRILGLFLCQHLVTPGVEALYADLMTSDGSEFYTHLFVDEGDAAALAALADEDGGISFVRMAREAYQTRGVVLTGVFLGETAPHKEPLGLPQVDGLVQWLNPLRDPPEGSVAARLGARAGRVPARRLRGLIGVSATYAPLRRYGRDLVMGRGIARADREASSDHPRSLPAWASGLELVKGALSRVLVVGYSTTLPALLHELARFVPGVEVVLVLGERGDERMPLGERLGSLGLGLDPTKPPPGAAGVTAALEHGGRATVYTHHGHDLTSFAVKAMGAEGAPGAAVFLREPDAVDGDARMALRLLRFVRALESRELQAGERLHLVAEFDSVAKGEHIRRLVDAERCGFDAEDGLRLTLISTERIKNYFMVHSAFVPGVTTLYDEILGEEGQEIVRVEPTCCSDPEEMVHFDSLRDALALRRLIPVAVELEDREVVLNPGKQEAFAMGQIRAVYALAEIQELEAPEVTAMRQRGRPVAA; this is translated from the coding sequence ATGACCCGTCGTCCTCGGCTTCTCGATCAGCTCGCGCGAGGGCTCGACTCGCGCCCTGCCAAGATCCTGCTGGCGGCGTCGATCGTGGTCTCGGTGCTGCCCATCCGGGGGCTGGAGGACCTGCTTCGACCGTTCTTCTTGATCGTCTTCGGCGCAGAGCTGGGGCTCCGGTTCGCGATCCTGCGGGGGAGGACGAGCGAGAGTCCGCGGCTCGAGCGGATGCTCCTCGTGCTCGACCTGCTCGCGTTCCTGAGCTTCCTGCCCCTGGAGCGGGTGCTGCACGCGCATGCGGTGGTCGCGCTGCCCGTGCTCAGGCTGTCGCGGCTCCTCTTGCTGGTGCGGTTCACGCGAGACCTGGCGCTCGATCTGTACTCGATCGTCACGCGGCGTGAGCAGCTCCACCAGTTCGGGCTGGTGACGGCAGCGGTGTGGGCGCTGGCGTTTGGTTCGGCGGTGGTGCTGGATCACCTGGGGGTGGCGCACGACTTCGACGGGCGTGAGGTGTTCGGCGAGGCGACGTTCCTCGACAAGCTCTGGTGGTCGTTCCGGCAGATCGAGAGCGCCGACAACCTGATCGAGCACCTGCACGTGCATCCGGTGGTGGCGCTCCTGTCGCTGGGGCTGACGATCATCGGCGTGTTCGTGATCTCGTTCATCATCGGGATCGGCGCGAACATCGTGGATCAGGTGGTGCGTGCGGAGCGGCGGCGGCCGGTGGGGTACGCGGGGCACGCGCTGGTGGTCGGGGCGGTGCACGAGGCCGAGCTGCTCGTGCGGGAGTTCGTGGGGCTGTACGAGCGGAACCGGGTGCTGCGGAAGCTGCGTCTGATGGAGATCTGGCAGTGGCTCGCGCTCGGGGGGCCGCCACCGCGACGCCACGCGCTGCCGCGGCTGGTGCTGCTGGGGCCCAGGGAGGAGCCGCCGGGGTTCCTGGTGGAGCCGGCGATGCGGTGGGTGGTCTACCGGCAAGGGGACGGGGCGGAGCCGGACGCGCTGGCCCGGGTGGGGGCGTCGGAGGCGAAGCGGGTGCTGTTGCTGGCGCGGTCGGACGCTGGGCCCGATGCGGATGCGGTGACGGCGATGGCGCTGGCGTCGCTGCGCGCGACGAACCGTGGGGCGCAGGTGTTCGTCGAGGTGCGCGAGAGCCAGAACCGCGAGCTGCTCCGCAGGACGGGGGGAGCCGGCACGTTCCCGCTCGACATGCCGCGGATCCTCGGGCTGTTCCTCTGCCAGCACCTGGTGACGCCCGGGGTCGAGGCGCTCTACGCGGACCTGATGACGAGCGATGGGTCGGAGTTCTACACGCACCTGTTCGTGGACGAGGGGGACGCCGCGGCGCTGGCGGCGCTGGCGGACGAGGACGGTGGGATCTCGTTCGTGCGGATGGCACGCGAGGCGTACCAGACGCGGGGGGTGGTGCTGACCGGCGTGTTCCTGGGCGAGACGGCGCCGCACAAGGAGCCGCTGGGGTTGCCGCAGGTGGATGGGCTGGTGCAGTGGCTGAACCCGCTGCGGGATCCTCCGGAGGGGTCGGTCGCGGCGAGGCTGGGCGCGCGGGCAGGGCGGGTGCCGGCGCGTCGGCTGCGTGGGTTGATCGGGGTGTCGGCGACCTATGCGCCGCTGCGGCGGTACGGGCGCGATCTGGTCATGGGGCGGGGGATCGCGAGGGCGGATCGCGAGGCGAGCAGCGATCATCCGCGCTCCCTGCCCGCGTGGGCGTCGGGCCTGGAGCTGGTCAAAGGGGCGCTGTCACGGGTGCTGGTGGTCGGGTACAGCACGACGCTGCCGGCGCTGCTGCACGAACTCGCGCGGTTCGTGCCGGGGGTGGAGGTGGTGCTCGTGCTCGGCGAGCGCGGCGACGAGCGGATGCCCCTCGGAGAGCGGCTGGGATCGCTGGGGCTGGGGCTGGATCCGACGAAGCCGCCGCCCGGGGCCGCGGGGGTGACGGCCGCGCTGGAGCACGGGGGGCGGGCGACGGTGTACACGCACCACGGGCACGATCTGACGTCGTTCGCGGTGAAGGCGATGGGCGCCGAGGGCGCGCCGGGCGCCGCGGTGTTCCTGAGGGAGCCGGATGCGGTGGACGGGGACGCGCGGATGGCGCTGCGGCTCTTGCGGTTCGTGCGGGCGCTGGAGAGCCGTGAGCTGCAAGCGGGGGAGCGCCTGCACCTGGTGGCGGAGTTCGATTCGGTGGCGAAGGGGGAGCACATCCGGCGGCTCGTCGACGCGGAGCGCTGCGGGTTCGACGCGGAAGATGGGCTGCGGTTGACGCTGATCAGCACGGAGCGGATCAAGAATTACTTCATGGTGCACAGCGCGTTCGTGCCGGGGGTGACGACGCTGTACGACGAGATCCTGGGCGAGGAGGGGCAGGAGATCGTGCGCGTCGAGCCGACCTGCTGCAGCGATCCGGAGGAGATGGTGCACTTCGACTCGCTGCGGGATGCGCTGGCGCTCCGGCGGTTGATCCCCGTTGCGGTCGAGCTGGAAGATCGCGAGGTGGTGCTGAACCCGGGGAAGCAGGAGGCGTTCGCGATGGGGCAGATCCGGGCGGTGTACGCGCTGGCGGAGATCCAGGAGCTGGAGGCGCCCGAGGTGACGGCGATGCGTCAGCGAGGGCGCCCGGTCGCGGCGTGA